The following are encoded together in the Thalassomonas haliotis genome:
- a CDS encoding sigma 54-interacting transcriptional regulator — protein sequence MGNNKVIKAGTTAEKQKILIVDDDPSLLRLLGIRLSAAGYAVESAANAKIALGILESFHPQMVISDLRMEGMDGMALFEQIRKQHPNMPVVIMTAHGTIPDAINATKQGVFSFLTKPFESQDLLETVQQAIRLQPASQTTKAEQQPWREKIISRSTVMESLLQQTQQVARSDFPLLIHSQSGTGKELLAQAIHQASNRHQKPFTAINCAAIPEQLLESELFGHSKGAFTGAEKNHIGLFQATDGGTLFLDEIGDMPMTFQVKLLRALQEKEIRPVGSTQSVKIDVRIISATHKNLQQAIVDNSFREDLYYRLNVVELELPPLSERREDIPLLAQHFLNHCTQQVHQDIKGFSGEAMELLISAPWPGNIRQLQNVVEQSVALSTEVLISANLVRNALRDKTTQLPSFVEARDQFERDYLAKLLKLTAGNVSQAARIAQRNRTEFYKLLNRHHLTAEAFREE from the coding sequence ATGGGCAATAACAAGGTGATCAAAGCGGGCACAACCGCAGAAAAGCAAAAAATACTGATTGTCGATGACGATCCCAGCCTGCTCAGGTTACTGGGGATCCGCTTATCTGCCGCCGGTTATGCCGTTGAGTCCGCCGCCAATGCCAAAATCGCCCTGGGCATACTGGAGAGTTTTCACCCGCAAATGGTGATCAGCGATCTGCGCATGGAAGGTATGGACGGCATGGCGTTATTTGAACAGATACGCAAACAACACCCCAATATGCCGGTGGTGATCATGACCGCCCACGGCACTATCCCCGATGCCATAAATGCCACTAAACAGGGGGTATTCAGCTTTTTAACCAAGCCGTTTGAAAGCCAGGACTTGCTGGAAACCGTGCAGCAGGCAATCCGGCTGCAGCCGGCATCACAGACCACCAAGGCAGAGCAGCAGCCGTGGCGGGAAAAGATCATCAGCCGCAGCACTGTCATGGAATCTTTACTGCAGCAAACCCAACAGGTAGCACGCAGTGATTTTCCCCTGCTGATCCACAGCCAAAGCGGCACCGGCAAGGAATTGCTGGCCCAGGCGATTCACCAGGCCAGTAACCGCCACCAAAAACCTTTTACCGCCATTAACTGCGCCGCCATTCCCGAGCAATTGCTGGAGTCAGAATTATTCGGTCACAGTAAAGGTGCCTTTACCGGCGCGGAAAAAAACCATATAGGTTTATTCCAAGCCACCGACGGCGGTACCTTATTTTTAGATGAAATCGGCGATATGCCGATGACTTTCCAGGTAAAACTGCTGCGCGCCCTGCAGGAAAAAGAAATCAGACCGGTCGGCAGCACCCAATCGGTTAAGATTGATGTCCGCATTATTTCTGCTACCCACAAAAACCTGCAGCAAGCCATAGTCGATAACAGCTTCCGCGAAGACTTATATTACCGCTTAAACGTAGTGGAGCTGGAGTTGCCGCCACTGTCAGAGCGCCGTGAAGATATTCCGCTGCTGGCACAGCACTTTCTTAATCACTGCACCCAGCAGGTACACCAGGACATCAAGGGCTTTTCAGGCGAAGCGATGGAGCTGTTAATCTCCGCTCCCTGGCCCGGCAATATCCGCCAGTTGCAGAATGTGGTGGAACAAAGTGTGGCCTTAAGCACCGAGGTGCTGATCAGCGCAAATCTGGTTCGCAATGCCCTCAGGGACAAAACCACCCAACTGCCCTCCTTCGTTGAAGCCAGGGATCAGTTTGAGCGCGATTACCTGGCAAAACTGTTAAAACTCACTGCGGGTAATGTTTCCCAGGCAGCAAGAATTGCCCAGCGTAACCGCACCGAATTTTACAAACTGTTAAACCGCCATCACCTGACGGCAGAAGCCTTCCGGGAAGAATAA